The following is a genomic window from Caproiciproducens sp. CPB-2.
TTAGCAGCGACAGCCCTTATTTCCACTCTTGCGGCCTGTTCCGGCCCGGGTACCGCCGCCAGCAGCGCGGCCGCGAGCGCGCCCGCTTCCACGGCGGACGGCGCCAAGAAGGAGATCACCGTCGGTGTCAGCCTTCTGACCAGAGAGCACGTTTTCTACAACAACATTGAGACAGCGTTAAACAGCAAGGCAAAGGAACTCGGCGTAAAGCTCGTTGTTCAGGACGCCAATCAGGACGCCAGCAAACAGCTCAGCCAGGTTCAGGACTTCATCACGCAGAAGGTCGACGCGATCATCCTCTGCCCAACCAACTCCGCCGGCAGCAAATCCATGGTTGAGCTTGCGGAAAAAGCAAACATCCCGGTTCTGACGATGGACGTTCCGTCCGACGGCAACACCGTGTGCCACGTTTCCACCGATAACTACAAGGGCGGCGAGCTGGCTGCCGAATATCTGGTAAACAACGTGCTTGCCGACAAAAAGGGCAACGCAGCGGTCATTACCTACTCTGAAATCGAAGGCTGCGTAAACCGTGAAAAGGGCTTTACCG
Proteins encoded in this region:
- a CDS encoding substrate-binding domain-containing protein, whose product is MKRFGKLLSIVLAATALISTLAACSGPGTAASSAAASAPASTADGAKKEITVGVSLLTREHVFYNNIETALNSKAKELGVKLVVQDANQDASKQLSQVQDFITQKVDAIILCPTNSAGSKSMVELAEKANIPVLTMDVPSDGNTVCHVSTDNYKGGELAAEYLVNNVLADKKGNAAVITYSEIEGCVNREKGFTEWIAKNAPDVKVVDVQNYSGDQAKAADVMQNMLQKHADLDAVFCVGDPAAMGALSSIKSANKQVKIIGFDGNPEGIAEIKKDGSLWVADVAQDPAKIGETALQSAVDTINGKTVEKLIAISPYIIDKSNAK